DNA from Gambusia affinis linkage group LG06, SWU_Gaff_1.0, whole genome shotgun sequence:
tgtgacttttcctCAAAGTTCTGCGATAAATCCAATAGAGTCGTTACACTGATGAAGtgaagtctgtttttattaaacccaACGAGAGAAAACGTTTTAAATACTTAAAGAAGTTGTGAGGAAGGACTTGTTTGCTCACTGATGGACGACCTTCTCCAGGTGATGTCATCCTGCGCCTCTCCCCGTTGCCATAGAAACAGGATACATGAAAAGTGGAGCAAAGTATCCTCAGAAATGGTCTCAGTCGCTGTCTCTCTGAAACATGCAGCGGTGTGTGAAGGTGGAAAGATCCCAGGAGTGATCTCAGAAAGGCAGCTgggaaaaggtcaaaggtcatgccCAAATCATCTGAAGCAGATTGATCCCAACGTCAGAGCGTGAAGCTCACAGATGAACTCAACAGCCCCATCTACGACTCTGCAGGCCTCAGTTAGCAGGCTAAAGGCTAAAGGTCACAATAGGACAGTTAGGGATGAAAGAGAATGTTTCTTTCTCcttaaaacaaaatggccgCAGAGTTAATGGTCTGTTCTGACTTCTGGGGCAACATAGAGATGTTGAACCATGATGGAGGAAACCCAACGCCTCATACCAGctgtgaagcacggtggtggaggaATGATGGGAGGTAAGAATGAGTCCATCTGTAGCCCAAAGTCTTCTAGAATCCAAGATGAATCTGCTTCTGACATCTAAGAAATACTCAGATGACCCTGAAGTTGTCCTCTGAATGCAATGTTGACacagcgctttagcattagctgttACTAGTTACAATACTgctgtagcgctttagcattagctgttACTAGTTACAATACTgctgtagcgctttagcattagctgttACTAGTTACAATACTgctgtagcgctttagcattagctgttACTAGTTACAATACTgctgtagcgctttagcattagctgttACTAGTTACAATACTgctgtagcgctttagcattagcggCTACTATTTACAATACTgctgtagcgctttagcattagcggCTACTATTTACAATACTgctgtagcgctttagcattagcggCTACTATTTACAATATTGGTATAGcgtttattgctgtttttgatAAGGAATTCAGTGTTAGCAGAGCTAAGTTTTTAGCTAGCACTGCTGGTTCTTTTGTTGAACCTCTGAATTCGATGGTGCAAAGAAAGATTCTTCATTGTTGTAGGAGCCATTtatccttttctgtgtttatcgccaccagggggcgtattTCATCTTGAGTTCTGTGTCTGATGGGGGATGGGGTTATTTAAGGTCAACCATGattctgttcaggtgttgtTGATAGGAAGAGGCAACAGTTTTCCACTGTGGTTGGTTTGGGTTTGATGTTGAATTGATGTGGATTTCAATAGAAATAGTAAAACACTGGATGTTGTTCAGATAAtaaatgactttattaaaatcaaactaaagaTCGGCATCATGAATATTAATTGAGCGCATATAAGACCACTCAATTCTAAAATATAGGATTTTAGCCGCTACAATTGGAATATTTTGTGAggcagaaaatagtttttagaaTGATGAATTGCTTACCTTGAGCTACCTGCTGTAGTGGAGTTGAGAGGAAATCACCATGTTGAATGTTTCATTGCGGCCAGCCTTACCAGCTGCTCTCCTGGAGCAAAAGCATCATAATTCATCTGGCGCGGCCGAAACTGAGAGTTTGAACTAACAAGAACATTAAAGTTCACTCTACCTGCCTTCAGAGTTGGAGTGTGAGAGCAGCTGGTGACTCATGGTTTGGCCGTTTCACCAGAGTCTTTGCTAACGTCATCGATTTAACCGTCGTTAAAGAGCTAACAAGACTTCAGGTCCAACATCGGACAGAAAGAGATCCAGAACACGGAGCTGCAGCTGCCTCCCTGTTTGGCTTGCAGCTCatgttctcttttattttggaagctttttattttaataagtctGCAGAAAATGATGAACTTCATCTCTCATCATCTTCATACCAAAGAAACACAAAGCCACTTACAAAtgcataaaagtaaaaatgtgtaTAAACAAATTAAGTCTTGATCCTTGACCTCAGGTACAGCATGCGGTGGTTGTCAATGTAACTTCCTGATCCTGGCGGTTCTGCTTTCTGGTGAGATTTTGTCTGGAAATGTTCAGATCATCTGAGCAGAAACAGATTCTTGTAAACCTacaagattttttgttttcagctcataaataatgaaaagtgACTTGAAATGTGAGACCCAAACGGTTTTCCAATAATCACAGTGAGTTGACTTTTCTATTAGTAGATTTTCATTGTAGTTTATGATATAAGCCTGTCAATTGTCAAAAGTTTTGTTGGTTctggtggattttatttgatgtttgtcaGGAAGGGAAGCAGGTTgtgagggaggaggaagacatgcgacGAAGGTCATCGGGTTTGAACCCGATGACCTTCACACATGGGATAAACGCTTTCACCCCTCCGCCTCTGCCGCACCCAAAGAAACTCCTCATTGTTGTGTCTTTGATTTGGGAAAACAGCCGAGGTGACTGAGCGTTCGGCCAACCATCTGCGTAAATCAGAGCGAGACTCTCGGAGCGGAGAAGGAAACTCGTTTGTTTCCCCTCCTGCGCTGCTGACGCTGCAGCCGGGATGTTCACACAGATCAGACGGCTCCCGTCTCCAGAGTGAAGGATCCCCTGGATGTTCCCGCCGTCCTCCGCCTCCTGGGCCTCCGCCGTTGACCCAGACCTGTTTACCCAGACTGCTCTCACGCTGAAAACCGATCCTCGGCTCTCTGCGGATCTGACCTGGAGTCAGCCGGGAGCAAAAACTCAGACAAAACAGAACCTCGCGGCTCCATCGATCCGCCTGCGCTGCCAGCAGAGGGTCAGAAACTCGCCGTTCGCTGCAGAACATTCCTGCTGCGCTGCAGCAAGAAGGCAAAGGGAGCAAACAGATTATTAAGAACTAAaccaaatcaaactttatttgttcaaagtgctttacatcataaaaacataaaaatcaacggaggttttcatttttacattttttacacatCAGCTCTCATTCAGCTGCACCGTGTTTCCAGACTACCACAAAACACCATGCAGCTCCCTCTGACATTTTCTATcaacatccaaataaaatacataaatacaactgatttactaaataaatactactttttatatttatctatttttatttctaggtatattaatttatttgatggAAGTATTTAttggtttcagtttttccatccatccatccattttctatacaccctttgtccctaaatggggtcaggagggttgctggttcctctccagctacgttccgggcgagaggtggggtcacagggtcacggggtcacggggtcaccctgcacaggtcgccagtctgtcgcagggcaacacagagacacacagagacacacaaccattcacacactcacacctagggagaatttagagagaccagttaacctgacagtcatgtttttggactgtgggaggaagccggagaacccggagagaacccactatgcacagggagaacatgcaaactccatgcagaaagaccccgggccgggaatcgaacccaggaccttcttgctgcaaggcaacagctctaccaactgcaccactgtgcagcccggtttcagtttttatttctgtaatttgttGTAGTTCTCCAGGATGGAACCAGTTTTTCTGCCAGCTGCAGTTCATCCGGCGGCCAGGCGGTGGCAGCACAGCGCAGCAGCTGAACTCAGTTCATGATTTCTGTCGAACAAACATGAAAGATTTTCCATCCTAAACTTTATCTTGTTTCCTAtgattcagaaaaacattaGTAAGTTTTTCAATAATAGAAAATGGCCagagcatgtaaaaaaaatgaaaataaaacaaattcttcAGGCTTTCTGTGTTTTGAATTGTGGGCCAGTTACTGCTCACATCTTCTGTGGATTTTTGTTCACCCAGAACTTGAGACTTTAGGGTAAGTAAAATATTGTTGAACATTTCCAGTTACTGTATGGatgctttttaaattgaactgtATGAACATCTGATCTTTGTGTTGATCTTGTTCTTATTTTGTTCTCAGTTTTCAGAGGAAACACCAGAAAACAGAAGCTGCTGATGAAGACAGGAAGGTTTGAGTTGAAAGTCTCTTCAGCCTCAGCCTGTGAACCTGATGAGAAGCACAACATgaagtggaaacattttattcctgttGATGTCAGCGAAGCGAGCGTCTGTCCAGAGAAGATCTCAGGCGGTTTCTGGAAACAACAAACGCTGAACAAAGATGGAGGAGTGAAGGTCTGAGCGgacctattttattttaacataaatatttttaccaaattcAACTGCTTTTCCATCTGCCCTGGGAAAAAGGATGAGAATTGTATCATAATTGTCACATAATCCAGCAACCTTTTGACATCCTGTTGTTAATTGGCTGTGAGACAAAACTTCATATTGTGAAGTATACTCTGTATTTTGCTTGAATACAGCCAATCACAGGCTGGTTCACTCagcctgtgattggctgagtgAACCAGTGGCCCTTTGGGCCCGGCGCTGTGACTGCTGCCtcgttttgctttttgtttctctttttgtttctttaggaTCATTTTTCTGTGATCAGCTCCACTCTCTGTCCAATCAACCaaagttttttaatttagaagTTTCAACCTTTGTTTCTTCagttattatttgtgttttgtgttttttatttgtcgTTGCTCTTCAGTCTGAGGTTTTCCTGTTTTGCAGTTGTTTGCAGCCAGTTTTGTTCTCCTGGTCAGTGTTGGTCTTGAGTTCTTACCAGACTCAtcttgtttctttaacttttgcAGAAACGGACTCGCATCTAAACCTTTTTCATTTCAGAGAAGAATGAAAACCAACAGCAGAAAAACCATGAAAACCGCTCCGTGTTACTCTGCAGTCTGTGCAGGTTTTCTCTTGTCCTGCTCCAGCTGTTGCCACGGTAACGGGGCTCGTTGGCTCGGCGGTGACCCCTTGAGGCTTGGCCGCAGCTCAGCGGCTCCCTGTTTGACTTGGAGCCGCAGCAGCCGGCCGTCCCGCTCTGGCGGCTCTTCAGGCGGCGTTGGCCTGCGGGGCCCGAAGAGCCTCAACACCAGATCACTGGAGGCTCTTTGTGTGACGGAAACTAACTGACAGATGAGATTTAACTTCATGTATCTGAGTAAAAAGTTATGTTAGAattagaaataacattttcatcatTGTTATTTCTTGTCTGGTTTGTGTAAGTTGATTTTATTActatcattatttttatgtttttgttttttccttttgataAATTTGCGTCGTGTGTAAATTTGTATACGATGTAAGCTAGCTAACTTTTCAGTGTCTATTCTGGGGTCCAGCACAAACACATCACCAATCTGTgcaaaaaaagctagctagctagcaaaggTATGTTAGCGGCTAGCTACTGTAGCCTAAACTGCCTCCAGGCACAGAAAACTGAATATGTCTGCAAGACTAAAACCTTTTCTAGAAAGGACAGAGTTGCATTAATCAATAAGTTGTGAATGAGGGGAAAACGAAATGATGGAAATATGCAGATATGAGACTCTGATAATGAGGACGAACGGAGGGAATCGCTCAGGAACCGTCTGCTGTCAGAACAAAGTTACCAACTTCTGATAATATAGATTTTGTGCCAATGaggaaatttcagttttattgtttaatttgatcaaGTTTGAGGCGAACCAGGATTTTACCTCATGTTtggtaaaagttgcaggagtgATGAAGAGTTTTCACTCTGACAACAGAAACTGATTTAACACAGTAAGTCAAGCTCAGCCCTGAACCAGTAAATCATTCATCAGATTCTCCTGCAGAAACATGTTGGACTTGCAGTGATCTGTTGTTTTATCTGaattagcttgtttttaaatgcatcttaAACCGAGTTTAGTTCTGAAGAAGATCCTTCTGTCCATCTTTGAGTTTGAAGTGTTCCAGTTTTTCGTTGCTCTGAGGTTTAATTATAATCTACAGAAACAGGAAACGGtctttatttcacacttcactGACCAGGGAGAACTCTGTCCAAACTATTATCACGCTTTGGTGGTGGAACACCTTGACGCACGATCCcagtcagccaatcagaggccagGACCACGGTGACGTCATCAGGTGCGTAATCCGGACTCCTCTCTGCGCGACGATCCGTTTTAACGTGTTTGCTGGTTTCAATCCGGacttcaaacaaataaattactgaATGGCCTGAATAAACACTGTTAGCTCAACCTTTTCAATTTTATACagaacaaaaatagtttttagatTAATTCTGACTCTAATAGTTGAAACAGCGGACCATGCTGATCAAACGGgacaaaatttaaatgatttatatatcattaaatcattaaatatacCGTGAcgtgaaaaaaaagtttaattaaatgttttaataattcattcaacgtattaaatataattacaataCAAACTTATAACAGCTCATGCAGATAATGAATTAAATGtggatttaattatttcatagttcttttcctgcagcatcaacatgaaataattttatctgtTAAACTCACCAATCAAAGTCTGGGGGCGGGGCTAACACTCATCTGTTGAGCTAAGCTACGTTAGCTTGATTCGGGGAGAAACATGGCGGCCGTTGAAATGGAAGATTTCCGGTgagtttttgtaatatttataattaacaaaCATTATAGAAGCAGGATATTCAGTCACATCTCGGATAAAGTTGAAGAATTGATTTGAATGAATGCTACAAAGCTAAAGATGGCTTCCGGCTAAAGAGCGATTCCAACTTATAATCTAgtattaaaatactaaaaactcAGACTCAAGCCTGGACTAGAATATTCAGAAAAATTCAGACCCAGTTTGGGATTTAGGAAACCTTAATCTGATTTATAACATTTCTACTATTAGATTATTCTGCCGTCATTatggaagcagaaaaatgaTGTTTGAAGAGTGTCAGCTTTGTAGTTTGGGAattgaagtgtttttattgtgtcagataaaaaaacccacattgacttgaatttttatttaactttcacAAATCTAGTAACGCTTTCATAAATAATGAGGTAAATAActataaaataactcaaacttataaattttcttaaagtggtgaaacaaaaggaacaaaattaaatttttacattatgatgatgatgaagatggtgaagatggtgatgatgatgatgatgatgttaataatgatgatgaagatggtgatgatgaagatgatgatgaagatgatgatgttaataataataatgatgatgaaggtgatgaagatgatgatgatgatgaagatgttgatgatgatgatgatgaaggtgatgatgatgatgttaataatgatgatgatgatgatgatgaaggtgatgaagatgatgaagatgatgttaataatgatgatgatgatgttaataatgatgatgatgatgatgaagatgatgttaataatgatgatgaagatgatgatgatgatgatgaagatgaagatgacgttaatgatgatgaagatgaagatgatgatgatgatgaagatgatgatgatgatgttaataatgatgatgatgatgaagatgaagatgatgatgttaataatgatgatgatgatgatgaagatgaagatgacgttaataatgatgatgatgatgatgatgatgttaataatgatgatgatgatgatgatgaagatgatgatgatgatgttaataatgatgatgatgatgatgaagatgatgatgatgatgttaataatgatgatgatgatgatgatgaaggtgatgatgatgatgttaataatgatgatgatgatgatgatgaagatgttgatgatgatgaagatgatgttaataatgatgatgatgatgatgaagatgatgttaataatgatgatgaagatgatgaagatgatgttaataatgatgatgaagatgatgatgatgatgaagatgatgatgatgatgaagatgaagatgacgttaatgatgatgaagatgatgatgatgatgaagatgatgatgatgatgttaataatgatgatgatgatgaagatgaagatgatgatgttaataatgatgatgatgatgatgaagatgaagatgacgttaataatgatgatgatgatgatgatgaagatgatgatgatgatgttaataatgatgatgatgatgatgatgatgaagatgatgatgatgatgttaataatgatgatgaagatgatgatgatgatgttgatgatgatgatgatgaagatgatgatgatgatgttaataatgatgatggtgatgatgatgatgttaataatgatgatgatgatgatgatgaagatgataatgatgatgatgatgatgatgaagatgatgatgatgacgttaataatgatgatgatgatgatgatgaagatgatgatgatgatgttaataatgataatgatgatgatgatgatgaagatgatgatgatgatgttaataatgatgatgatgatgatgatgatgaagatgatgatgatgatgaagatgatgatgatgatgttaataatgatgatgatgttaataatgatgatgatgatgatgggtCTCTGAGGAGCTGATCACTGATTGGTTGCTTATTGTTTTCTCTGATTGAACCCTGCAGTTCGACCTTCATGAACAGAAGCAGCAGATTGTTGGTGCAGCAGCTGCTCGACTCGACCCGCCTGAGTctcggatcagaaccgggccggCAGCACTCAGCGGCCGCCGCCGCTCCTCCCGGGGCTTTAATTGGCCCAGAGCTCGCCGCAGGCCGCCATTATGGAGGTAGAAAAGGCTCAGCAGCACGAGGCCggcagctcacacacacacacacacacacacacacagaccgatggtgtgtgtgtgaaatcaTGCATGCATGATCCAGGGAGTGTGTGTCAGGGGCAGTTCATGATTTGAGGGGGGTAGTTAATGTGTGCAGTGGCCTCCTGTGCAGAAGTCAGGCGTCGTCTTTAGATTATCTCTACAGGAGACAAACATGGATTAACCAGGCaggtccacacacacacacacacacacacacacacacacgcacacacacacacacacacacacacacacacactccaacacACACCTGACAGGTGTGTGTTCCTCTACAACTGCACCACAGATGTTAGCGCCTTTAGCTCCACTTTAAAgcttccagatccagatccagatccagatcctgATCCTGATCCTGATCCTGATGATGTTctagttattttgttttgttttcttaaaacaagcaGATACTGAAAAagcttcctttttaaaattcatcttATATTTTATCACCACACCTGATTTaccttttctgctttaatataaattatatgAGTTTATTTTGCCTTTAGTTTCTGTAGCTTAGCTTAACCCTACCAACTTCATCataatttacctttttatttttgttttttctcagcaTTAAACAACCAAACTCTGAATATTAGCTCATGCTAACCTTTTtcacccctccagggggtctttatggttctagtgtcccttatatgaaagacagaaaagtggaaaacatgcagtaaatatcGTCGGGTCCTGGAATCGAACCggcgacggccgcgttgaggactcaagaCCTCCAAACACGTTATCCCCTACGCCGCCATGCCAACCTTTTTAACCACTGGTGTTAAATTTTTATACAAATGTATTTGAGCAGTTttatgctaagctaagctaatcACCTGTTTgtcatttctctctctgtgatTCTCATGAGTCTCTGGTTTTTCCGTTCAGCAGCAGATGAGGCCCGTTTTCTCCAAGCGAGCTGGGAGTGGCCGACGCCGCGGACGTCCAGCGGCGAGGAGGCTGCTGGCAGTCAGGGAGCCGCCGCTGTGGTCCAACAAATCCCCTCTGCCCGGCCCACCGTCATTAGGATCCCAGCAGGGAGGAAGGGAGGCGGGTCGAACATCTGCCCCGCTGAACCTGACTTAGACCTCCAGGTAGCCCACCTGGAGCCGGCCGCCTCGTTAGGCctgaactggaccagaaccagaacctttacAGCTGACAGGCCGCCTACCATCAGACCAGTCAGGACCAGAACCGGCGCCAAAACCTACATCTCACATTTAATCACAGGAAACGTGATTAAAAGTTCAGATTGAACCACATTCTGATAAAATGGACCAACTACcatctattctattctattctattaaattctattctattctgttctattctattctgttctattctattctattctattcacATTGCCTGCACTTTTATTTGCactatttattatattaaattatatattatatagtTACTTTTATCCTGCTTTTggttcttttaaatattttctaaggTTATTTTACATTCCAGCCTTTTTTTAGTAACGTTCttgcaaacagaaaagtttttcattgtggaagaaaacttgtttctACTTTGCAAATGATAAACAAACGTTGAACTTGAACTAAGCCGTCTGTATTTAAAACTCCTGGTAAAGACCCCTGACCCACAGGGGCCCTCCACCgtcctttttattcttttttcatagaaataaaagtaaaatggggccattaatcacattttgttttctaaaaatgcttttagtagtaaaaattaaatgttatatttatacTGAACCTCCTGGATCTGCAGGAAATGGAAACAAGAACGACTGTTTGGCTTTAATatgctgctaagaaaaaaaagatcaaatcagGTTTTCAAGAAAgtagagaaacagaaagagaaaaaggtaaaagtgttcatttataacccagtttttctctgaGGTGTAGATTGTGAAATTATCAACCAGTTAGcacagttagcttagctacaggcTGTTTGccaacatattcatatatttaaccTTTTACCTCTTATCAACaggtgagtcagtcagcagcagctcctgactcgtcctctctctctctcctagtgaaattaaaacttttctaaaaatatatatttttacatctttattaaaactgtcattatgttgtgacaatCTGatatgagagataatctgtgaaaaatctatttcctctgttttctgccAGTTCTCTCTACAAACAGAGACAGGAgagttttagcgctgtcaatcacaatctcatgtggtGCTGCTCATCCCTATGCTGCAGCTAGCGCAGCCTGTTGTTAATGCTCAGTCTGGTTAGCGTAGCTACCAGATAAACATTTAAGCAACCTGTTTGTGGACTGCTGCATataaaattcatgagcagtaaatattgtctCAGTATCAATTTTGGACCAAACTGTGACGTCAGATTAACGGCAGACATTGTAGCAGCCGCTGCGCCGGGGGCCCAgtcttattttctgttatgGGGCCCAAGATGTGTGGCGCCGTTCAATCTGCTCCTTCATTCAGTACAGAATGTTAAACATTGTTTAGACTAAAGTTCACTTTTCATAAACAGATCATGAATTTGTGCTGTTTGTAAACCAACAACAAGGATTTTAAAGCTGCACTGCTAAatgagtaaaacagaaaaataccaaaacacgGAGAAGCTGCTGATAGTTTGAGTCCAGAAGTTCAACATGTTGATTTAAGTTTCATTTAGTTGGAGCTCAATATTTAACTCagtatttagtttggaactgGCTGCTATGAATGGATGAACGGTGAAATCAGGAGCTGATTTTGACTGAACTTCACATGTTGGGCTTTCAGGAGGCTACCTGTCCCCAGGTGAGTCTGACTCGGTTCGGCTCTTTCTGTGCGCTGATTGGACAAACCGACACGTGCCTGACTGCGGGCGGTGACACCTGTTGCTGCGCGTGGGAGGAAATCTGCAGCTTTGCTCACACTGGACTCGCATCACGGGCGGAAATTCACCAAAGTTTCCTCTcatcctgcagctgcagaaccagaaccagaagctggacctggacctggacctggttCGGTACTGAGGTTTTTTCCCCGCCTCGCTCTCTGTCGTGCCTGCAGAGTCCGGTGCGCTTTACGCTCAGCGCGGAGGAGACGCGGCGCGTTCAGGTGTGAGTCTGACGGCGGTAAAATGTTGCTCGGTTAATCGGTGGACCAGAAGCTGAATGTTCCGTTTGACTTGTAGGAAAAGTTTCGCCTTCAGTTTGAGCAGCTCGTTAAACTGAAGAGCATCCAGCAGAGAtcagaaaaattaaagatgaattCAGTGAACGTTCAGTTTTAAACccaacatttaaatgaaacctTCCGATCTTTGCTTTTAAacgtttatttattattttagagaTGATCTTTTGTTCAGAAGGTTTGGGCTGTTTTATGACATTATTGTGTAAAATCCGTGTAAATCTCTTTAAAAGCAGTCAAATGTATGacagaagctgctgcaggatgAAGAACTGCGTGACTTTAATCAGACTGAGGACAAACAGGCAGCGAGTAGCTGATGAGGTTCTTATCAGAATGGAGGAAGAAATTAGGAATCAAAGATCAGCAGCAGCCAAACTGCAAGATTTTCccagaaaacatcagaaagttCTTGATATTTGAGCTTTAAGTCGGTTGGTGGGTTCACTGCCCTGAACGACCGGGAGGACTTTGgagcagattttcttttttcagtgaaatGATGCAGAATGCAGTAAATTTATCctcagtaaatgtttatttatttcagctatTTGCAGCGTTTCAGGATCATAATCTggttatgaatgtttttatgtgtaacGTGTTCTGAAGGTCCGCATGTTGAGGTTCTGAATGGCTCAATGTGAAGAGCACCACAGCATCATACTGCCATCACCAGGTCACCTGCTCCACAGAGTCACGTAAATAAAGTAAGTTTTTTCATTTACATCGATGCTGATTCACTTCTGTAGAGGGAGTTCAGTTAGAGCTCCACCAATGTCGCTGTAGTTCCTCTCTCTGCCTGCAGGGGTCAGTGTTGCT
Protein-coding regions in this window:
- the LOC122832752 gene encoding uncharacterized protein LOC122832752 isoform X2, with the protein product MRFNFIQPIRGQDHGDVISSTFMNRSSRLLVQQLLDSTRLSLGSEPGRQHSAAAAAPPGALIGPELAAGRHYGADEARFLQASWEWPTPRTSSGEEAAGSQGAAAVVQQIPSARPTVIRIPAGRKGGGSNICPAEPDLDLQVAHLEPAASLGLNWTRTRTFTADRPPTIRPVRTRTGAKTYISHLITGNVIKSSD
- the LOC122832752 gene encoding uncharacterized protein LOC122832752 isoform X1; the protein is MLELEITFSSLLFLVWFVNRKRSLFHTSLTRENSVQTIITLWWWNTLTHDPSQPIRGQDHGDVISSTFMNRSSRLLVQQLLDSTRLSLGSEPGRQHSAAAAAPPGALIGPELAAGRHYGADEARFLQASWEWPTPRTSSGEEAAGSQGAAAVVQQIPSARPTVIRIPAGRKGGGSNICPAEPDLDLQVAHLEPAASLGLNWTRTRTFTADRPPTIRPVRTRTGAKTYISHLITGNVIKSSD